The window gttGGATCAGTGCAGCAAAatatttactctatgcgatcacgAAGGTTCATCCTCAATCGCGAAGCACTGACATTTGTTTCgcattttactcatcgcgatcgcatcCAGTTTCCCGCAATCGAATAgaacactgctgtagccaaaaattAGCAGCTAAAAATAGCTTAGAAATGGTCCGGAGccaccctgaaactcacccgaggcccccgagacctcaaccaaacatgccaaccaattttaaaatatcattcaaatttgttccacccttcggaatgctcaaataacatcaaaacatcgaatcaccctcggattcaagcctaagaatttcaaaacttctgaattctgaattcgataaaaaagtctatcaaacctcgtccgaatgatctaaaattttgcacacacatccccaatgacacaacagaactactgcaacttccggaatttcattctaacctttatatcaaaatctcacctatcaaccggaaaatgccgaaatcttaattttgccaattcaagcctaaaacttccacggacttccaaaaaacATTCCGataacgctcctaagtcccaaatcacctaacagagctaaccaaatcataaaaattccgatccgagatcatatacaaacaagtcaaatcttggtcaaaccttcaTAATTTTaagcttcaactgagaactgtttcttccaaattcattccgattaccctaaaaaccaaaaccaacgatttacataattcataatacatcacacggggaaagtcatgcccgagaactggcgagcaaagtgcaaaagctcaaaacgaccggtcaggtcgttacatcctcccccacttaaacatacgttcgtgctcgaacgtgcccagagctGTTCTAAAGGCCatccaatcgctgaataaccttatcatgaatatacccgggggtgatcccacgtcaccctatctcatataggtctgataacacaatgaAACTGCATTTTCAcattccaacctagcccataagccttagaaccatatttccacttctgaaatcattcacaagatcagaatctgatatctatattcagaataagcccgaacaagctgtaatcacCCATAATTGCAATCTCAGGTGCAATCacttgatataccacataactcaaacactcgtagtgaTAACTTGTAATCACAACAGCTACACACAACacccgaataccgatagaaaaactcttatcaactaaagtatcatcccaacactttcatatactgccaatgatcactaaaacacgcagtaagccataaccatttcctagatcaaccattcatgaagccacttctcctttggcaaataccacagcaaatttctgagccgaagctcgatattatccttccaacatgctaaaatcaaatccgttcgtattcactaatgatcccaacgatctcctctaatccaatacactactctggtgacatgacacatcaatacaggcctaagccacaacttgcacaatacgcgcaccaataagcaacagtccgaacatactcCTATAAATAAATCCTATAGTCCATTTTTTTAGTCTTTGGCCCAATTCCCTAGCCCatattcctaggcccatacccctaacctaatccctacccctatatatAGTATCTAACATCTAAAATAGGCCTAGCCTACACAAAAAAGGAGAGCCGCAGAATCCAAAAAGAGACCCCCCCCAAATTGCTTAGTGGCATAGCAAAAAAGGCAAGGCGCTTAATTCCATCATCTTTCAGTAGTGCTCATTGAATCTACACCAATGGACTTGTTAACGTTGTTGCTTTCATCattaaaatggaaaaagaaatgcACAAAAAACGACAGTCTTTGAattcaaaagcaaaaaaaaaagaaagagaaaaaggcaCACATACACACACGGACAAAAGGGAGGCATTTGATTCTTTGTTAAAGGAGTTCAGAGAAGTTGACGATATAGTGGCTCGCAATTCTGCTGATTTTAAGAGCTTTCCAAAAGGTTAAGTTCGGGTCTCAATGACTACATCGGCTAAGAGCAGTAGCTTATTCCATTTTCTATGAATATTTCGCTGGgagtttttttaaattaattgggTTTTCCGGTCAGTTGGGCGCGGTCGATTCGAGGTTCCAGTTCGTAATCTCAGTGTTTCAGTCCAAGGATTGTTGCTTGGCTTAGCCTGATTGATTTGCAATTTTCagctttgttcatcaataaaaggtccatttctcaatttcaattctCATTTCATTGTGTTATAATAGCTTGGTGCgcgtgttggttgatttgtgattctaTGTTGTTTGAGTATCATGTTTTAGttgtcatttaaattattttgattagtttttatTTCCACTATAATGTATGTAGTCTTGGTTCTTAAATAAATGCTTTTAATCGGGCCAATGAAAAATTGGAGTTGATTTtttcttggcaaggaataagAATGGGTCATAAGGTTGGTTTTGGACCACAAGGAATTTGGCCATGTAATAGATCATGTTGGCTAGATTATTTTCCCCCAATAATATTTTGTTCATAAATTTGGCCTTACAACAATCTCGAAGATTAAGAATATACGGAGTTTGCATGTGTGGCCATTGGTTGAGCGTGTGTTCTGCTAATGTATTGTGTCCAAGCTGGACCATTTTTGCAATGaataattgaattaaaagaaCATTGGATCAAGGGAGCAAGAAAGTGACAAAAATTGAAAGTGATAGTAGCGTGTTATATTGTTTCTGGCATTAGCTTGGCTGCCGCAcccctttattttctttattttgcatTGAAGACGActtaataaattatcgtggttGTGTACACGTTGGCGTGACATAGTTACAATTCCAGAAATTAAAACCAAGgtatgcgttcacgcaacttTGGGTGAAACAATCTTATTAATAATAAGGCGTGATTAATTGTggatacgtacgcgtgacacgatttttgacgcgccaaatgAAATGAGTACATGTACGCGTAACTAGTTTTTaaagataattccataattaaTAGTAATTGAGCAAATAAAAATGGTTAAGGGGGTAGATGCACATAGGTttgaaaataagtaattagacaatttagtaagccaagtataatcaaagcgactgtgctagaaccatggaactcgggagtgcctaacatcttctctcgggttaacagaattccttacttggatttctggttcacggactataatatagagtcaagttttcctcgattcgggattcaaccggtgacttgggacaccataaatctcccaagtggcgactctgaatcttttaaaataaattccgtttcgatcgtcctttaattggaaaaactctttttaTTTATACCCTTGcaggggtgtagtaaaaaaggaggtgtgacacctctggcgactctgctgtggaccgaacccagaatctctggttcagggttcaagaattcgagcttgttaatatgattttgcttggctttgtttattgttgatattactgtattttgtgaactttttgtgctaattgttgcctatttaccgctttgatattgtttgaattgtatataactgtcttcttacgccacccctctgaatcttctgaaaatggtgcacacgtttgcgtggcccgctttttctgtagaaatcataccaaatagaacgaggctgggcatgcgacaaggccgggtagacttcagtgctcccggtacgtcgccccctcttCGGCCTCTGTTGTCCGCacgggtaccccaagtctagaaCATAACCCCAGGtcttaaacctagaaaaacactgcttcatgccggatccctagtaggaacgcttgtttgcatcacgtgcatttgacttagggggatcaacacaggagttgggtccgtctaggataggtgtgcccaaaataaacagaccatcctgatgtattctatgtgctatgtgaatatttatttgtttcggcttgcatgatGACCAGCtaggaaaataaaacaaaagaaaaaccaagagtgatgtagGGACGGAAATAAAGCCCGGTTCTAACCCCCCCCCCCAGAATTTGAAAACATCCCAAAACTCTgacaaaatctttcaaaaaaaaaggagttatttcaaaagagtcaaacactgtgtCCTTTTCAAAATGTGTCAAAGCGGgagaactacgcgggtctgattctcaccgaatatgagatacgtaggcaaacctcatcggttccggcccataattttcaaaaaaatccaaaaatattttcctttacttcctctctagaaaggttttttttagaccccaatttttcaaaaatccaaaaaatatttttcattcctTGCTTCTTTAGGaagcctttcttttagaccctaattatttttaaaaaatatacaaaaatattttcttttaatttcttccaaaaatccaaaagtattttcattcttctttcaaaattgaaaagaaaattcaaaattcaaaaatatttctttgcaaaaatgctgaagaaaaacaaaatccaaaaatattccctttcttctttataagtgtttcttttgaaaaaataaaataaaaattcaaaaaaagttagtttatttactttattcatgatctttccgaactacgcaagatctgattcatgttcccacatgatacgtaggcaacctacatcaggttcgatcaaccattgaaaagaaaaatgaaaaaaggaaaaaaaaggaaaaaaaaggaaaaatgttgataataataaggaccgactgagtccattctaacatgttttgttttgaattgtgaagaaagttgaggtggtcggtttgtggtaagccggaaacacAAGATctgaggaaaaatgataactgatgttgaagttgttacaagttctcaagagactcagggtcagagggttcaacaagagtctactgtgtttgagaaaaattgaatgctgaaacaacaaatgaccgaaatgtgtcaagcatgggccagtggtcaaggatagcctcgtcatgagtcacaatttgctacacatcaagagcagtaccactctcctgagtaccactcgtactcatttgatcttcctgcaaacgttgagaagcctgcccgaaagatggtacatgaagaagtggcccaaagagtgaaaagcttagaacaacggttggaaaacatgcaagggttgacaggtcaaaagagtgttgccttcaaagatctatgtatgttccctgatgtccacttgccgcctggtttcaagtctcccaaatttgaaaagtatgatggacatggagaccccatagcccacctgaaaaggtattgcaatcaattgAGAGGTGccagaagaaatgaagaattgttgatggcttattttggggaaagccttacgggagtagcctccgaattgTTTATCAATCAAGACACGTCTcactggtatgtctgggatgacatggcacaggcctttgtcaaacagttccaatacaacatcgacattgccccagaccgcatttccctttcaaacctgaaaaagaaaccaagtgaaagtttcagtgaatatgccattaaatggagagagcaagtagctcgagttaagccacccatggatgaccacgagctaatcactgtcttccttcaagcgcaagagccagattactttcaaaacatgatgtctgtagttggcaaatccttctcggaagcaatcaaaatgggagaaatggtagagaatggtcttaagacaggcaaaattataagtcaagcagtttttaaagccgcaactcaggctgtccgggttgaatctgataattttagcgacataaatgag of the Nicotiana tabacum cultivar K326 chromosome 7, ASM71507v2, whole genome shotgun sequence genome contains:
- the LOC142182726 gene encoding uncharacterized protein LOC142182726; translation: MVHEEVAQRVKSLEQRLENMQGLTGQKSVAFKDLCMFPDVHLPPGFKSPKFEKYDGHGDPIAHLKRYCNQLRGARRNEELLMAYFGESLTGVASELFINQDTSHWYVWDDMAQAFVKQFQYNIDIAPDRISLSNLKKKPSESFSEYAIKWREQVARVKPPMDDHELITVFLQAQEPDYFQNMMSVVGKSFSEAIKMGEMVENGLKTGKIISQAVFKAATQAVRVESDNFSDINEKVEEIMMTSGSRRGPRRTSRRYEQTPQVFHDSPEHCYPPQNPRYSVAPHQYVVQPSKHPEGEHEHHKISTSFHKIFRCPITHIQARGIKGNKS